The following proteins come from a genomic window of Miscanthus floridulus cultivar M001 chromosome 2, ASM1932011v1, whole genome shotgun sequence:
- the LOC136528143 gene encoding RING-H2 finger protein ATL74-like: MATARASRRLAAGDNAHAPLPHATPAVGPVSSGSGSGSGGGGRAQEFNLSSGAATAVVFVSILLCFILLCTYCRCARQRAVAGARRRVMRDLVPGVALFLRPSAAALPPVVPYAVAAASAGAAKKKGLMPEDCPICLEPFGDDDGVRVVPACGHLYHAPCIDRWLDVRNSCPVCRCAVATLYAAADRDRDAAAVADGAHDDDDDDQEAVLQRVVAMIEAIRVEQREDAVARRAPAGGGGGS, from the coding sequence ATGGCCACGGCGCGCGCGAGTAGGCGCCTGGCCGCGGGCGACAACGCGCACGCGCCGCTCCCGCACGCCACGCCGGCGGTCGGTCCCGTGtcgtccggctccggctccggctccggcggcggcgggcgggcgcaGGAGTTCAACCTGTCCTCGGGCGCGGCCACGGCCGTGGTGTTCGTCTCCATCCTGCTCTGCTTCATCCTCCTCTGCACCTACTGCCGTTGCGCGCGGCAGCGGGCCGTGGCGGGGGCGCGCCGCCGCGTCATGCGCGACCTCGTCCCGGGCGTGGCGCTCTTCCTCCGCCCCTCCGCGGCCGCGCTGCCGCCCGTGGTGCCGTACGCGGTCGCGGCCGCCAGCGCCGGAGCCGCCAAGAAGAAGGGCCTGATGCCCGAGGACTGCCCCATCTGCCTCGAGCCCttcggcgacgacgacggcgtcaggGTCGTCCCCGCGTGCGGCCACCTCTACCACGCGCCCTGCATCGACCGCTGGCTCGACGTCCGCAACTCCTGCCCCGTCTGCCGCTGCGCCGTGGCCACCCTCTACGCCGCCGCCGACCGCGACAGGGACGCCGCGGCGGTGGCCGACGGTgcccacgacgacgacgacgacgatcagGAGGCCGTCCTGCAGCGCGTCGTCGCGATGATCGAAGCCATAAGAGTCGAACAGAGAGAAGACGCGGTGGCGCGGCGCGCGCCGGCCGGCGGAGGCGGAGGGTCATGA